From Falco cherrug isolate bFalChe1 chromosome 4, bFalChe1.pri, whole genome shotgun sequence, one genomic window encodes:
- the RAB18 gene encoding ras-related protein Rab-18: MDEDVLTTLKILIIGESGVGKSSLLLRFTDDTFDPELAATIGVDFKVKTISVDGNKAKLAIWDTAGQERFRTLTPSYYRGAQGVILVYDVTRRDTFVKLDNWLNELETYCTRNDIVKMLVGNKIDKENREVDRNEGLKFARKHSMLFIEASAKTCDGVQCAFEELVEKIIQTPGLWESESQNRGVKLSNKEEGYGGGGACGGYCSML; the protein is encoded by the exons ATGGATGAGGACGTGCTGACTACCCTGAAGATCCTCATCATCGGCGAGAGCGGCGTTGGCAAGTCCAG CCTTCTGCTGCGGTTCACAGATGATACGTTTGACCCAGAACTTGCAGCAACAATTG GTGTGGACTTCAAGGTGAAAACTATTTCAGTTGATGGCAACAAAGCCAAACTGGCAATATGG GATACTGCAGGTCAGGAGCGGTTCAGGACACTAACACCCAGTTACTACAGAGGTGCACAAGGTGTTATCCTCG TTTATGATGTCACCAGAAGAGATACTTTTGTCAAGCTGGATAACTGGTTAAATGAACTGGAAACATACTGCACAAGGAATGACATAGTGAAAATGCTAGTTGGAAACAAGATTGATAAG GAAAACCGTGAAGTTGACAGAAATGAAGGTCTCAAATTCGCAAGAAAACATTCCATGTTGTTCATAG AGGCAAGTGCAAAAACCTGTGACGGTGTACAGTGTGCCTTTGAAGAACTTGTTGAAAAAATCATTCAGACTCCTGGACTGTGGGAGAGTGAGAGCCAAAACAGAGGTGTGAAGTTATCAAACAAGGAAGAAGGatatggaggaggaggagcatgTGGTGGATATTGTTCTATGTTATAA